The Bacteroidota bacterium sequence TATGGCATTGTTTAGTTTTTTTACGCAAGAACGCAAAGAAGACCTCGATAAAGGTTTGGAAAAAACCAAAGAGGGATTTTTCTCCAAAGTGGCTCGTGCAGTAGCTGGGAAGACCAAAATAGATGATGAAGTATTGGATAACTTGGAAGAAGCGCTGGTCTCTTCCGATGTGGGTCTGCAGACGACGATTAAAATAATCAAAAATATTGAAGCACGGGCGGCCAAAGATAAGTTCGTCACCACCGCCGAGATGCACCAACTCATAAAAACCGAAATTGAGAATATTCTGGCCGAGAACAAAAATAGCGATCAGGAAAATTTCATCACTCCTGAGGGTATCAAACCTTATGTCATCATGGTTGTTGGAGTAAATGGTGCCGGAAAAACCACCACTATTGGCAAATTAGCTCATCAATTCAAAACGAATGGCAAGAAAGTATTGCTCGGTGCTGCCGATACCTTTCGCGCCGCAGCCATTGACCAGTTGGACGTATGGGCCAAAAGAGCAGATGTTGAAATTGTCAAAGGTCAGATGAACGCGGACCCCGCATCCGTGGCTTTCCAAACGGTGGAAAGAGGATTGGCCATCGAAGCCGATGTCGTGATTATTGATACTGCTGGCAGACTGCACAACCGTATTGATTTGATGAATGAATTAGGGAA is a genomic window containing:
- the ftsY gene encoding signal recognition particle-docking protein FtsY, coding for MALFSFFTQERKEDLDKGLEKTKEGFFSKVARAVAGKTKIDDEVLDNLEEALVSSDVGLQTTIKIIKNIEARAAKDKFVTTAEMHQLIKTEIENILAENKNSDQENFITPEGIKPYVIMVVGVNGAGKTTTIGKLAHQFKTNGKKVLLGAADTFRAAAIDQLDVWAKRADVEIVKGQMNADPASVAFQTVERGLAIEADVVIIDTAGRLHNRIDLMNELGKIRRVMQKVVPDAPHEVLLVLDGSTGQNAVEQAKQFTAATQVTALAITKLDGTAKGGVVLGISDQFHIPVKYIGLGEQMDKLQVFNKKLFVESLFKGMN